From the Candidatus Peregrinibacteria bacterium genome, one window contains:
- the ribD gene encoding bifunctional diaminohydroxyphosphoribosylaminopyrimidine deaminase/5-amino-6-(5-phosphoribosylamino)uracil reductase RibD: MKNIISHQEDKKWMNHALVHAKKGNGSVSPNPLVGAVITKNGEKIGEGFHEYYGGPHAEVNAIQNAEKNGHPVSDATLFVTLEPCSHSGKTPPCTNLIREKKIARVVFAASDPNPLARGGAGILQKAGIEVVSGVLEEKAREQNQFFFHFWENHRPFFLGKIAISHNGLIANPLGEKTIISEEKALKYGHTLRARCDAILVGINTALSDDPKLTVRHSILGKNPLRILLDTSGKCAENAQILHDSHFLIFSSEYGKEKLLKKNISPENIIVFPTKIIPPKDIAQSLFQRGISSVLVEGGAATLRTFFEAKLLDEFHLMKSKKVLSANGVSFAISLQQYGFSMTQKTPLGNSDVLEIWKPKTERHSS; encoded by the coding sequence TTGAAAAACATTATTTCCCATCAGGAAGATAAAAAGTGGATGAACCACGCACTTGTGCATGCAAAAAAAGGAAATGGCTCTGTTTCACCAAATCCGCTCGTTGGTGCAGTAATTACGAAAAATGGAGAAAAAATAGGAGAAGGGTTTCACGAATACTACGGTGGACCTCATGCAGAGGTAAACGCCATACAAAATGCAGAAAAAAATGGTCATCCTGTTTCTGATGCAACACTTTTTGTGACGCTCGAACCGTGCTCTCACTCTGGAAAAACGCCTCCTTGCACCAATTTGATAAGAGAAAAAAAGATCGCACGCGTTGTGTTTGCGGCATCCGATCCAAATCCTCTTGCAAGGGGGGGTGCTGGAATTCTCCAAAAAGCAGGAATAGAAGTTGTTTCTGGAGTTTTGGAAGAGAAAGCTCGAGAACAAAATCAATTCTTTTTTCATTTCTGGGAAAATCATCGTCCTTTTTTTCTCGGGAAAATCGCTATTTCTCATAATGGACTGATCGCAAATCCCCTCGGAGAAAAAACAATAATCTCTGAAGAAAAAGCGCTTAAATACGGTCACACGCTTCGCGCACGATGTGATGCCATACTCGTGGGAATCAACACTGCGCTGTCGGATGATCCCAAGCTTACCGTTCGGCACAGTATTCTTGGAAAAAATCCGCTTCGTATTCTTCTCGACACCTCCGGAAAATGCGCAGAAAATGCGCAGATACTTCATGATTCGCATTTTCTTATTTTTTCTTCAGAATACGGAAAGGAGAAGCTTCTCAAAAAAAATATATCACCAGAAAATATTATTGTTTTCCCGACAAAAATCATCCCCCCAAAGGATATTGCGCAGTCACTTTTTCAGAGAGGAATATCGAGTGTTCTTGTGGAAGGAGGAGCGGCAACACTCCGCACTTTTTTTGAGGCAAAACTGCTTGATGAATTTCATCTGATGAAATCAAAAAAAGTTCTCTCAGCAAATGGAGTTTCGTTCGCTATTTCTCTTCAGCAGTATGGATTTTCTATGACTCAAAAAACACCACTCGGAAACAGTGATGTTCTTGAAATTTGGAAGCCAAAAACAGAGAGACATTCCTCTTGA
- a CDS encoding DUF11 domain-containing protein — MKKKALLLLSLGALTALFSLPFLLSETREDLGASLFLREGVTHEAFPNGLLEPSFNNYTDGIPDPESSDERSFFRIRNLSAEKRAKEEAPSPESSDEQKSEEKPQYPYKNETKVEQGDLLLVASLVHNNGNPSLPKTDALGTKLRMDGFQKEGDFFETDSAKEIILQEFLTAENTAPSEISDTVTISSSTNDDFRLRSLGKITLAPLSGNTEDYTSLDPELFFGEGDFLQNPGEEKGVVQGGEKNSLYVFAYFQVKNANGGSGYQTNAAGTSVMTVVSDTSNIITETGASAVYPWVTSTWANIPGVKWIAKTYLVDDPINETSFGMRKNFVIPGDVVSANLEISCDNSCTVQINRESFFFPYSTFDKEINGTTYGGSVAITKSINTALQKGENTFSATVVNLAQATGTVNSNPTGIIYKLTIEYGSPGVCGSANGGNFPVTPTENLCSAGTLSWLDQSATDGTYNWKCAGSSTAVSCEAKKPTMPPPPPPKTCSSGNRELKTIDFTGTALSQWKHEISYCDCDLSDVQISTARLAGINGHMPVAVVVKHNINFNSIAEGQCDRKEAFSGTFATGGAYTTYLNYCKVGGKLQIKHDVPQSADPTSQQIHGTLDMTCSASSNSCTITSTNIGNGKYRLDYSISWGSWYSRSDARTAGITPGNFSFAKTSPIQTGSVTVTPTSSTTYTLKAPNGAVASPSPPNITCSVSIPIYSAPSCGSANGGNFPVTPTENLCSAGTLSWLDQSATDGTYNWKCAGSSTAVSCEAKKPTMPPPPPPKTCSSGNRELKTIDFTGTALSQWKHEISYCDCDLSDVQISTARLAGINGHMPVAVVVKHNINFNSIAEGQCDRKEAFSGTFATGGAYTTYLNYCKVGGKLQIKHDVPQSADPTSQQIHGTLDMTCSASSNSCTITSTNIGNGKYRLDYSISWGSWYSRSDARTAGITPGNFSFAKTSPIQTGSVTVTPTSSTTYTLKAPNGAVASPSPPNITCSVSIPIYSAPSCGSANGGNFPVTPTENLCSAGTLSWLDQSATDGTYNWKCAGSSTAVSCEAKKPTMPPPPPPKTCSSGNRELKTIDFTGTALSQWKHEISYCDCDLSDVQISTARLAGINGHMPVAVVVKHNINFNSIAEGQCDRKEAFSGTFATGGAYTTYLDYCKVGGKLQIKHDVPAADNDIQTHGTVEIGSGLTCGALPDFTVDKRVWNGSSWAENVVLSDSRTAYYRVAVQNIGGVAGTISLKDALGSPNNGGFLGSVSAESVTCPAGATCTGTLAGGNLTIANFSANAWFVIDYQRVSDNASVPDGETSTISDTASLSSGKTNTASVTLRGKGKTPLFVVQKTVSSERNGTYSESISRNAGEKAYFRIAIQNMGNASGDTTLTDILTPATNGGSFGALQDFSVDCSSSATCTGTNVSSFTISGLAPQETVYIWYSRVALANGIPAGENSIITNTATLSTGGSDTASVTIRAESVSSLFTIDKQVANSDRAYGENVILENGDTAYYRITLKNRGSGSGSVVLSDAASEGTNGGSLGAITNESITCDPSAQCNGSLASGSLSVANLQSGGTVTITYERTVSNNGIPQGQGSTIVNTALLSDENGASLGSNEASITILNECAACLSVNKEVSLDGTHFQETVRVGDSETVLFRVVVTNRGTQKASGTLADAITSVTNGGSLGAITNESITCDPSAQCNGSLTSGNGITIKDLAPNKSITVTYERVASRFDIPPGGESLITNTASLSSGVSDRASVIVTGIAGEPVCSNFLSIPTTVDPNTPFSLTWNAINQQSFSIESSSGEIYEEDGQQTLISLDKGITSPTTYTLTVFNEPNQLGLSVTCPDLVVPLNTPSYEITKFVSEDGIDFSEDGITIGDEDTAYYAIVVQNTGSYRGAIGILDTQKDPTNGGQLTLDGYPLVTPPGVCTKGSIFNKESPLVCTLLPNATVTISYSKTAHAESIPAGQTSDFENTAKIIYADISDSATVTVRGARAEADLATEIYAEDYSAAPSLPNDPTTITLYANWQNLGNIEMNNASLSVSCDASGVTNLQSDETNAEISGNTITFTDFDTSPGDNGGFTFTADLKEGFGDPTKEVLSCISHVESADFLPITEKEVDSKNNNDSLEIWVDPLSRAKESKRVTNLRTGITGTSVEANPGDKLRYTLRYRAGSSDANNYVFSDAIGDILQYADVTDDGGAKLSGNTITWSPVNIPAYEIEEVSFIVKIKDPLPANGDFRMTNIFGDTTEVLLPKITESKAVQVNNGPKTTKTNARSGDILTYTLTAKNAGKTTAVDYVIEEDASDILEIASIITLGGGTLNEDTGFISWPSVTIPAGESAEKVFQVEILPTDSNSDLLLTNIFGNTTEVNVPEILLSKEVKNVRTKESGIAVNAEPGDRLIYTLTASEEAGKSDADNFVFRDNISDLIEYATFVSASDGGEFDEGTATISWDATTINAGTSESRTFTIEVLPENEWPAQSDFEMRNEYGNVTTVTLGKIVVDTVITKEIVHSDSGTPISEVAPGMNVRFLLDVRNDGDRSATNVIIEDDIDETRMTITTSTLPLNCELIDLNDSTKQNGGPLGIRCLIGDLAPESDSVTIAYDATVLSDAEGILRNTAEVTQDQIDEDLGNNTDSTSTPINTGGLVLTKSASPSSISNGQRSTYTVRVVNTSPTPKTFQLTDSLSSGNNKGELKFDTTSFSSLFTPLGSGTSSGTFKDGGPVQVTNLAPGATLTLTYQREGTDADIPFNQSSRFTDTVTITESGLSATADVFVLGPTRGGGGGGGGGGGGSRRVVDSVNLHLQKEVKDRDGKWKDADTADVSAIIGNEPIQDVEYRIVVTNEGNTGAENIQIEDIFTSSTLKRTAIKNVEGAKWSTKDQAFTIASLGSAKTTTIRYTATLEKFKTPKEMAQGENLAKILSANIASPSILVKTTRASIHGIGESDTANVKTEINEGKDHISLTKTVDKKEVKPGEEATFRIVVHNRGQVTYKNLVVTDNFPFAFADLLGANSLRTIDKDKQIITFTKNSLKPGEIWIITLKTKAKEGVPANTRVRNAVTITAENVNLNGLYAFAEYIITSTPAPPALIQTGALSASLALMLLGAYALLVARRKQKQEV, encoded by the coding sequence ATGAAGAAAAAAGCTCTTCTTCTCCTTTCTTTAGGAGCGCTCACTGCCCTTTTCTCTCTTCCCTTTTTGCTTTCGGAAACGAGAGAAGATTTGGGTGCGTCCCTTTTTCTCCGAGAAGGGGTAACACATGAAGCCTTTCCAAATGGACTTCTGGAACCTTCTTTTAATAATTATACTGACGGCATTCCTGATCCGGAGAGCTCCGATGAGCGAAGCTTTTTTCGTATTCGAAATCTCTCTGCAGAGAAGCGAGCAAAAGAAGAGGCTCCTTCTCCCGAATCATCAGACGAACAAAAATCTGAAGAGAAACCCCAGTATCCTTATAAAAATGAAACCAAAGTTGAACAAGGAGATCTGCTTTTAGTTGCTTCTCTTGTTCACAACAACGGAAATCCAAGTCTTCCAAAGACTGATGCCCTTGGAACAAAACTCCGAATGGATGGATTTCAAAAAGAAGGGGATTTTTTCGAAACCGATTCCGCGAAAGAAATAATCCTTCAGGAGTTTCTGACTGCAGAAAATACAGCTCCTTCTGAAATTTCTGATACAGTTACTATTTCTTCCTCTACTAATGATGATTTTCGTCTTCGCTCTCTCGGAAAAATAACGCTTGCCCCTCTCTCGGGAAATACCGAGGACTATACTTCTCTCGATCCGGAACTCTTTTTTGGAGAGGGGGACTTTTTACAAAATCCAGGAGAAGAGAAGGGGGTAGTACAGGGAGGAGAAAAAAACTCTCTTTATGTTTTTGCATACTTTCAAGTAAAGAACGCAAATGGAGGCTCTGGCTATCAAACAAATGCCGCTGGAACATCAGTAATGACAGTGGTAAGCGATACAAGTAATATCATTACAGAAACAGGGGCGAGTGCGGTTTATCCTTGGGTTACGAGTACTTGGGCAAATATTCCAGGGGTGAAGTGGATTGCAAAAACATACTTGGTAGATGATCCCATTAATGAAACCTCTTTTGGCATGAGAAAGAATTTTGTTATTCCGGGAGATGTCGTTTCTGCCAATTTAGAAATTTCGTGTGATAACTCCTGTACTGTTCAAATTAACAGAGAATCATTCTTTTTTCCATACTCTACTTTTGATAAGGAGATAAATGGTACTACATATGGTGGAAGTGTGGCTATCACAAAGAGTATCAATACTGCTTTGCAGAAGGGGGAAAATACGTTTTCTGCAACAGTTGTAAATCTTGCGCAAGCAACGGGGACTGTGAATTCAAATCCAACGGGAATTATTTACAAACTTACCATTGAGTATGGTTCTCCTGGAGTTTGTGGCTCCGCCAATGGAGGAAATTTTCCTGTTACCCCTACAGAAAATCTCTGTTCAGCAGGAACACTCTCTTGGTTAGATCAGAGCGCTACTGATGGAACATATAATTGGAAATGTGCTGGATCAAGCACGGCTGTTTCTTGTGAAGCAAAAAAACCAACCATGCCACCGCCACCTCCTCCCAAAACCTGTTCTTCTGGAAACAGAGAACTGAAAACTATCGACTTTACTGGAACTGCACTCAGCCAATGGAAACATGAAATAAGCTATTGTGACTGTGATCTCAGTGATGTTCAAATTTCTACTGCTCGTCTTGCTGGAATTAATGGGCATATGCCGGTGGCGGTAGTTGTAAAGCACAACATTAATTTCAATTCCATTGCCGAAGGACAATGTGATCGAAAAGAAGCCTTCAGTGGAACATTTGCAACCGGAGGCGCATACACTACTTACCTCAATTATTGTAAAGTTGGAGGAAAACTCCAAATCAAACACGATGTTCCTCAATCTGCTGACCCAACCTCACAACAAATACACGGAACTTTGGACATGACGTGTAGCGCCAGCTCTAATTCTTGCACCATTACATCTACAAACATTGGCAATGGAAAGTATCGATTAGATTATTCTATTAGCTGGGGATCATGGTACAGCAGAAGCGACGCTCGTACTGCGGGAATCACTCCTGGAAATTTTTCTTTTGCAAAAACTTCTCCAATACAAACCGGTTCCGTAACTGTCACCCCAACATCTTCTACAACATATACTCTTAAAGCACCGAATGGGGCAGTCGCTAGTCCATCTCCTCCTAATATTACCTGCTCTGTTAGTATCCCCATATATTCAGCCCCTTCTTGTGGCTCCGCCAATGGAGGAAATTTTCCTGTTACCCCTACAGAAAATCTCTGTTCAGCAGGAACACTCTCTTGGTTAGATCAGAGCGCTACTGATGGAACATATAATTGGAAATGTGCTGGATCAAGCACGGCTGTTTCTTGTGAAGCAAAAAAACCAACCATGCCACCGCCACCTCCTCCCAAAACCTGTTCTTCTGGAAACAGAGAACTGAAAACTATCGACTTTACTGGAACTGCACTCAGCCAATGGAAACATGAAATAAGCTATTGTGACTGTGATCTCAGTGATGTTCAAATTTCTACTGCTCGTCTTGCTGGAATTAATGGGCATATGCCGGTGGCGGTAGTTGTAAAGCACAACATTAATTTCAATTCCATTGCCGAAGGACAATGTGATCGAAAAGAAGCCTTCAGTGGAACATTTGCAACCGGAGGCGCATACACTACTTACCTCAATTATTGTAAAGTTGGAGGAAAACTCCAAATCAAACACGATGTTCCTCAATCTGCTGACCCAACCTCACAACAAATACACGGAACTTTGGACATGACGTGTAGCGCCAGCTCTAATTCTTGCACCATTACATCTACAAACATTGGCAATGGAAAGTATCGATTAGATTATTCTATTAGCTGGGGATCATGGTACAGCAGAAGCGACGCTCGTACTGCGGGAATCACTCCTGGAAATTTTTCTTTTGCAAAAACTTCTCCAATACAAACCGGTTCCGTAACTGTCACCCCAACATCTTCTACAACATATACTCTTAAAGCACCGAATGGGGCAGTCGCTAGTCCATCTCCTCCTAATATTACCTGCTCTGTTAGTATCCCCATATATTCAGCCCCTTCTTGTGGCTCCGCCAATGGAGGAAATTTTCCTGTTACCCCTACAGAAAATCTCTGTTCAGCAGGAACACTCTCTTGGTTAGATCAGAGCGCTACTGATGGAACATATAATTGGAAATGTGCTGGATCAAGCACGGCTGTTTCTTGTGAAGCAAAAAAACCAACCATGCCACCGCCACCTCCTCCCAAAACCTGTTCTTCTGGAAACAGAGAACTGAAAACTATCGACTTTACTGGAACTGCACTCAGCCAATGGAAACATGAAATAAGCTATTGTGACTGTGATCTCAGTGATGTTCAAATTTCTACTGCTCGTCTTGCTGGAATTAATGGGCATATGCCGGTGGCGGTAGTTGTAAAGCACAACATTAATTTCAATTCCATTGCCGAAGGACAATGTGATCGAAAAGAAGCCTTCAGTGGAACATTTGCAACCGGAGGCGCATACACTACTTACCTCGATTATTGTAAAGTTGGAGGAAAACTCCAAATTAAACACGATGTTCCTGCAGCAGATAACGACATACAAACACACGGAACGGTGGAGATTGGATCAGGATTGACCTGTGGTGCCCTGCCTGATTTTACCGTGGATAAACGTGTTTGGAATGGGTCTTCTTGGGCAGAAAATGTTGTTCTTTCTGATAGTCGTACCGCCTACTATCGTGTTGCGGTTCAAAATATTGGAGGAGTAGCTGGAACGATTTCTTTGAAAGATGCTCTCGGATCGCCAAATAATGGTGGTTTCCTTGGATCTGTTTCTGCAGAAAGCGTAACATGTCCTGCTGGAGCAACATGCACGGGAACACTTGCCGGTGGAAACCTTACTATCGCCAATTTCTCTGCGAATGCATGGTTTGTGATTGACTATCAACGTGTTTCTGATAATGCGAGCGTTCCTGATGGAGAGACTTCCACCATTTCTGACACTGCCTCCCTTTCAAGTGGAAAAACGAATACAGCAAGTGTAACACTTCGTGGAAAGGGAAAAACCCCTCTTTTTGTAGTTCAGAAAACCGTTTCCTCCGAGCGAAACGGAACATACAGTGAGAGTATTTCTCGAAATGCTGGCGAAAAGGCTTATTTCCGCATCGCCATTCAAAATATGGGAAATGCTTCAGGAGATACAACGCTCACCGATATTCTCACGCCTGCTACTAATGGTGGTTCCTTTGGTGCTTTACAGGATTTTTCTGTCGATTGTTCAAGTTCTGCAACCTGCACTGGAACAAATGTTTCTTCTTTTACTATTTCTGGTCTTGCTCCTCAAGAAACGGTATATATTTGGTATTCTCGGGTTGCACTTGCTAATGGAATTCCGGCAGGAGAAAATTCTATTATTACGAATACTGCCACTCTTTCAACTGGTGGATCTGATACGGCGAGTGTTACGATTCGCGCCGAATCTGTGAGCTCTCTCTTTACCATTGATAAACAAGTGGCGAATAGTGATCGGGCTTATGGAGAAAATGTTATTCTTGAAAATGGTGATACCGCATATTATCGCATTACCCTAAAAAATCGTGGTTCTGGATCTGGTTCAGTTGTTCTTTCTGATGCTGCTTCCGAAGGGACAAATGGAGGATCTCTTGGCGCGATTACCAATGAATCCATTACCTGCGATCCTTCTGCTCAATGCAACGGATCTCTTGCGAGCGGATCACTTTCTGTTGCTAATCTTCAGTCAGGAGGAACGGTAACTATCACTTATGAGCGTACGGTTTCTAATAATGGCATTCCTCAAGGGCAAGGATCGACTATCGTCAATACTGCGCTTCTTTCTGATGAAAATGGGGCTTCTCTTGGTTCCAACGAAGCAAGTATTACCATTCTCAATGAATGTGCCGCTTGTCTTTCGGTAAACAAGGAGGTTTCCCTTGATGGAACTCATTTTCAAGAAACGGTTCGAGTAGGAGACAGTGAAACCGTTCTTTTCCGTGTTGTTGTGACCAACAGAGGGACACAAAAAGCTTCTGGAACACTTGCCGATGCCATCACTTCCGTGACAAATGGAGGATCTCTTGGCGCGATTACCAATGAATCCATTACCTGTGATCCTTCTGCTCAATGCAACGGATCTCTCACGAGTGGAAACGGAATTACTATAAAAGATCTTGCTCCCAACAAAAGCATTACTGTTACCTATGAGAGAGTTGCGAGTCGTTTTGATATTCCTCCTGGTGGTGAATCTCTTATCACCAATACTGCAAGTCTTTCTTCAGGAGTTTCTGATCGAGCAAGTGTTATTGTCACCGGTATTGCCGGAGAGCCGGTTTGTTCAAACTTCCTCTCTATTCCAACAACCGTTGACCCAAACACCCCCTTCTCTCTTACTTGGAACGCTATTAATCAACAATCCTTCAGTATTGAATCAAGTTCTGGAGAAATTTATGAAGAAGATGGACAACAAACTCTCATATCTCTTGATAAGGGTATCACGAGTCCAACGACGTATACTCTCACTGTTTTTAATGAGCCGAATCAGCTTGGACTTTCTGTTACCTGTCCTGATCTCGTTGTTCCTCTTAATACTCCAAGTTATGAGATTACGAAATTTGTTTCTGAAGATGGAATTGATTTCTCTGAAGATGGAATTACGATTGGCGATGAAGACACCGCTTATTATGCCATTGTTGTGCAGAATACTGGTTCCTACCGTGGTGCCATTGGTATTCTCGATACACAGAAAGATCCAACAAATGGAGGGCAGTTAACACTTGATGGATACCCTCTCGTCACTCCTCCTGGTGTATGTACCAAAGGAAGTATTTTTAATAAAGAGTCTCCACTCGTATGTACGCTTCTTCCAAATGCAACTGTGACGATTTCGTATTCCAAAACGGCTCATGCCGAATCTATCCCCGCTGGACAAACTTCTGATTTTGAAAATACTGCGAAAATCATATACGCAGATATTTCTGACAGCGCTACAGTTACTGTTCGTGGAGCTCGTGCAGAGGCGGATCTTGCTACTGAAATTTATGCAGAAGATTATAGTGCCGCGCCTTCTCTTCCTAATGATCCGACCACAATTACTCTCTATGCGAATTGGCAAAACCTTGGAAACATTGAGATGAATAACGCTTCCCTCTCTGTTTCGTGTGATGCTTCTGGAGTAACAAATCTTCAGAGTGATGAAACGAATGCGGAGATTAGTGGAAACACTATTACGTTTACCGATTTCGATACGAGTCCTGGAGACAACGGTGGATTTACCTTTACCGCTGATCTTAAAGAAGGATTTGGTGACCCGACAAAAGAAGTTCTTTCATGTATTTCTCATGTTGAGAGTGCTGATTTTCTCCCGATTACAGAAAAGGAAGTAGACAGCAAAAATAATAATGATTCTCTTGAAATCTGGGTTGATCCCCTCAGTCGTGCAAAGGAATCGAAACGCGTTACAAATCTTCGCACAGGTATTACCGGAACGTCTGTAGAGGCAAATCCTGGTGATAAGCTCCGCTATACTCTTCGGTATCGTGCGGGCAGCAGCGATGCAAACAATTATGTCTTTTCCGATGCTATCGGTGACATTCTTCAATACGCCGATGTTACCGATGACGGAGGCGCAAAACTGAGCGGGAACACCATCACATGGTCTCCTGTGAATATTCCTGCCTATGAAATTGAAGAGGTTTCCTTTATAGTGAAAATCAAAGATCCGCTTCCTGCAAACGGAGATTTCCGAATGACAAATATATTTGGTGATACAACAGAAGTTCTGCTTCCAAAAATTACCGAATCAAAAGCTGTTCAGGTGAATAACGGTCCAAAAACAACAAAAACAAATGCTCGTTCAGGAGACATTCTCACCTATACGCTTACCGCAAAAAATGCTGGAAAAACAACCGCGGTAGATTATGTTATTGAAGAAGATGCTTCTGACATTCTCGAAATCGCTAGTATCATTACTCTCGGAGGAGGAACACTCAATGAAGACACTGGATTTATCTCTTGGCCATCGGTCACTATTCCAGCAGGAGAATCTGCGGAAAAAGTTTTCCAGGTAGAAATCCTTCCAACCGATAGTAACAGCGACCTTCTCCTCACGAACATCTTTGGAAATACAACAGAAGTGAATGTTCCAGAAATTCTTCTCTCAAAAGAAGTAAAAAATGTGAGAACAAAAGAGTCTGGCATTGCCGTTAATGCTGAACCGGGAGATCGTCTTATTTACACTCTTACTGCTTCTGAAGAAGCCGGAAAAAGTGACGCGGATAACTTTGTCTTTCGTGATAATATTTCCGATCTTATAGAATATGCCACTTTTGTGAGTGCGAGTGATGGAGGAGAGTTTGATGAAGGCACGGCAACTATTTCTTGGGACGCAACTACCATTAACGCCGGAACTTCTGAAAGTCGAACCTTTACGATTGAAGTACTCCCCGAAAACGAATGGCCCGCTCAAAGCGACTTTGAAATGCGCAATGAATATGGAAACGTAACAACAGTGACACTCGGAAAAATTGTTGTGGACACTGTTATCACAAAAGAAATTGTTCATTCAGATTCGGGAACACCAATTTCTGAGGTCGCCCCTGGCATGAACGTTCGCTTTCTTTTGGATGTTCGAAACGACGGAGATCGTAGTGCCACCAATGTGATTATTGAAGATGATATTGATGAGACAAGAATGACAATTACTACGAGCACGCTTCCATTAAACTGTGAACTGATCGATCTTAATGACAGTACAAAACAAAATGGAGGACCACTCGGCATTCGTTGTCTGATTGGCGATCTCGCTCCTGAATCAGATTCTGTTACGATTGCGTATGATGCCACCGTTCTCAGCGATGCAGAAGGCATACTTCGAAACACAGCAGAAGTCACCCAAGACCAAATTGATGAAGATCTTGGAAACAACACCGATTCAACGAGTACTCCCATTAACACGGGTGGACTTGTTCTCACGAAATCGGCCTCTCCTTCAAGCATTTCAAATGGACAACGCTCTACCTATACTGTTCGTGTAGTCAACACAAGCCCAACCCCAAAAACCTTTCAACTCACAGATAGCCTCTCGAGTGGAAACAATAAGGGAGAACTCAAGTTTGACACGACGAGTTTCTCCTCTCTCTTCACTCCTCTTGGCTCTGGAACCTCCTCTGGAACCTTTAAGGATGGCGGACCCGTACAAGTGACTAATCTTGCTCCAGGAGCAACCCTTACTCTTACTTACCAGCGAGAAGGTACAGATGCCGATATTCCTTTCAACCAAAGCTCACGCTTTACCGATACTGTTACCATTACAGAAAGTGGGCTTTCTGCCACAGCAGATGTTTTCGTTCTCGGACCAACACGAGGCGGTGGTGGTGGAGGCGGTGGAGGTGGCGGAGGAAGTCGACGTGTTGTTGATTCTGTTAATCTTCATCTTCAAAAAGAGGTAAAAGATCGTGACGGAAAATGGAAGGATGCCGATACAGCAGATGTTTCCGCAATTATTGGAAACGAACCCATTCAAGATGTTGAGTATCGTATTGTAGTGACGAACGAGGGCAATACCGGAGCAGAAAATATCCAAATCGAGGATATCTTCACAAGCTCTACTCTCAAGCGAACAGCCATTAAAAATGTCGAGGGCGCAAAGTGGAGCACTAAAGATCAGGCATTTACTATTGCTTCTCTTGGTTCTGCAAAAACAACAACCATCCGATACACTGCAACACTCGAAAAATTCAAAACTCCAAAAGAAATGGCGCAAGGAGAAAATCTCGCAAAGATTTTGAGCGCAAATATCGCAAGTCCAAGTATTCTCGTTAAAACAACACGAGCGAGTATCCATGGAATTGGAGAGAGTGATACCGCAAATGTGAAAACAGAAATTAACGAAGGAAAAGATCATATTTCGCTCACAAAGACGGTTGATAAAAAAGAGGTCAAACCCGGAGAAGAAGCAACATTCCGTATTGTTGTTCACAATCGTGGACAGGTTACTTACAAAAATCTTGTAGTAACCGATAATTTTCCATTCGCCTTTGCCGATCTTCTTGGTGCAAATAGCCTCCGTACAATTGACAAAGACAAGCAAATTATCACCTTCACGAAAAATTCTCTTAAGCCTGGAGAGATTTGGATTATTACGCTCAAGACAAAGGCAAAAGAAGGAGTTCCTGCTAATACACGTGTTCGAAATGCCGTCACTATTACAGCGGAAAATGTTAATCTCAACGGACTCTATGCCTTTGCCGAGTATATTATCACCTCCACTCCGGCTCCTCCTGCTCTCATACAAACCGGAGCACTTTCTGCTTCACTTGCTCTCATGCTTCTCGGTGCATACGCACTTCTCGTTGCGCGAAGAAAGCAAAAGCAAGAGGTGTAA